In Capsicum annuum cultivar UCD-10X-F1 chromosome 7, UCD10Xv1.1, whole genome shotgun sequence, one genomic interval encodes:
- the LOC107856382 gene encoding probable tetraacyldisaccharide 4'-kinase, mitochondrial isoform X1 — protein MEKLRKMVNQIAYTPQQNRLSKLSALQLSLIPILSLASTLYSFALPLRCRLYQLGLLQKNRLPVPVISVGNLTWGGNGKTPMVEFLAVWLSAAGISPLILTRGYSGADEAKMLQRHLYGTPVKIGVGANRANTAASFLKRYGYISPWKHSDTDLEGLLSNRKQGSCSCSDQIGIAILDDGMQQHSSFWRDIEIVMVNAMIPWGNHQLIPLGPLREPLTALTRADIVVIHHADLVSEKDVEAIASEIQEVKNSLPIFMSRLAPLYFLKAGNTSCKLALMDISNTLVLCVSAIASADSFVETIKKLGPVFADRLDFSDHHLFQAKDIDMIKMRLRNLQSEFAMKPVVVVTEKDYDRAPEVLKYLDPYEVLVLCSSLRILPHNGNTEESFKKCLWQHLKVSNKA, from the exons ATGGAGAAATTGAGGAAAATGGTGAACCAAATAGCGTATACACCGCAACAAAACAGGCTCAGTAAACTTTCAGCACTTCAATTATCTCTTATCCCTATTCTCTCACTAGCTTCAACTCTCTATAGCTTTGCACTTCCTCTCCGCTGTCGCCTTTACCAACTTGGTTTGCTTCAGAAAAACAG GTTGCCGGTGCCAGTGATTAGCGTTGGGAATTTAACGTGGGGAGGTAATGGGAAGACCCCAATGGTTGAGTTTCTTGCTGTTTGGTTGTCTGCTGCTGGAATTTCACCTCTTATTCTAACAAGG GGTTATAGTGGTGCAGATGAAGCAAAAATGCTCCAAAGGCATCTATATGGAACACCTGTGAAGATAGGCGTAGGTGCAAACAGGGCCAATACAGCTGCTTCTTTTCTGAAAAGATATGGCTACATCAGCCCTTGGAAGCACAGTGACACTGATTTGGAGGGACTTCTCTCGAATCGCAAACAAGGAAGTTGTTCCTGTTCTGACCAAATCGGGATTGCAATCCTAGACGATGGAATGCAG CAGCATAGCAGTTTTTGGCGTGACATCgagattgtgatggtgaatgcaATGATTCCATGGGGGAACCATCAGTTAATTCCACTTGGACCATTACGGGAACCTTTGACCGCACTCACACGTGCAGATATAGTTGTAATCCATCATGCAGACTTG GTCTCAGAAAAGGATGTTGAGGCCATAGCATCAGAAATTCAAGAAGTAAAAAATTCTCTTCCTATATTCATGAGCCGATTGGCACCTTTGTACTTTCTTAAAGCTGGCAACACGTCTTGCAAATTGGCTTTAATGGACATCAGTAATACACTGGTCTTATGTGTCTCAGCAATTGCATCTGCTGATTCTTTTGTTGAGACGATAAAGAAG CTGGGGCCAGTGTTTGCTGATCGGCTGGACTTCAGTGACCATCATTTATTTCAAGCTAAG GATATTGACATGATCAAAATGAGACTTCGGAATCTTCAATCAGAGTTTGCTATGAAACCTGTCGTTGTTGTAACAGAAAAG GACTATGATAGAGCTCCAGAGGTTCTTAAGTATTTGGATCCATATGAAGTGTTGGTTCTTTGCTCCAGCTTGCGAATTCTACCTCATAATGGAAATACAGAAGAGAGCTTTAAGAAGTGTCTATGGCAGCATTTGAAAGTTAGCAACAAGGCGTAA
- the LOC107856382 gene encoding probable tetraacyldisaccharide 4'-kinase, mitochondrial isoform X2 has product MEKLRKMVNQIAYTPQQNRLSKLSALQLSLIPILSLASTLYSFALPLRCRLYQLGLLQKNRLPVPVISVGNLTWGGNGKTPMVEFLAVWLSAAGISPLILTRGYSGADEAKMLQRHLYGTPVKIGVGANRANTAASFLKRYGYISPWKHSDTDLEGLLSNRKQGSCSCSDQIGIAILDDGMQHSSFWRDIEIVMVNAMIPWGNHQLIPLGPLREPLTALTRADIVVIHHADLVSEKDVEAIASEIQEVKNSLPIFMSRLAPLYFLKAGNTSCKLALMDISNTLVLCVSAIASADSFVETIKKLGPVFADRLDFSDHHLFQAKDIDMIKMRLRNLQSEFAMKPVVVVTEKDYDRAPEVLKYLDPYEVLVLCSSLRILPHNGNTEESFKKCLWQHLKVSNKA; this is encoded by the exons ATGGAGAAATTGAGGAAAATGGTGAACCAAATAGCGTATACACCGCAACAAAACAGGCTCAGTAAACTTTCAGCACTTCAATTATCTCTTATCCCTATTCTCTCACTAGCTTCAACTCTCTATAGCTTTGCACTTCCTCTCCGCTGTCGCCTTTACCAACTTGGTTTGCTTCAGAAAAACAG GTTGCCGGTGCCAGTGATTAGCGTTGGGAATTTAACGTGGGGAGGTAATGGGAAGACCCCAATGGTTGAGTTTCTTGCTGTTTGGTTGTCTGCTGCTGGAATTTCACCTCTTATTCTAACAAGG GGTTATAGTGGTGCAGATGAAGCAAAAATGCTCCAAAGGCATCTATATGGAACACCTGTGAAGATAGGCGTAGGTGCAAACAGGGCCAATACAGCTGCTTCTTTTCTGAAAAGATATGGCTACATCAGCCCTTGGAAGCACAGTGACACTGATTTGGAGGGACTTCTCTCGAATCGCAAACAAGGAAGTTGTTCCTGTTCTGACCAAATCGGGATTGCAATCCTAGACGATGGAATGCAG CATAGCAGTTTTTGGCGTGACATCgagattgtgatggtgaatgcaATGATTCCATGGGGGAACCATCAGTTAATTCCACTTGGACCATTACGGGAACCTTTGACCGCACTCACACGTGCAGATATAGTTGTAATCCATCATGCAGACTTG GTCTCAGAAAAGGATGTTGAGGCCATAGCATCAGAAATTCAAGAAGTAAAAAATTCTCTTCCTATATTCATGAGCCGATTGGCACCTTTGTACTTTCTTAAAGCTGGCAACACGTCTTGCAAATTGGCTTTAATGGACATCAGTAATACACTGGTCTTATGTGTCTCAGCAATTGCATCTGCTGATTCTTTTGTTGAGACGATAAAGAAG CTGGGGCCAGTGTTTGCTGATCGGCTGGACTTCAGTGACCATCATTTATTTCAAGCTAAG GATATTGACATGATCAAAATGAGACTTCGGAATCTTCAATCAGAGTTTGCTATGAAACCTGTCGTTGTTGTAACAGAAAAG GACTATGATAGAGCTCCAGAGGTTCTTAAGTATTTGGATCCATATGAAGTGTTGGTTCTTTGCTCCAGCTTGCGAATTCTACCTCATAATGGAAATACAGAAGAGAGCTTTAAGAAGTGTCTATGGCAGCATTTGAAAGTTAGCAACAAGGCGTAA
- the LOC107856382 gene encoding probable tetraacyldisaccharide 4'-kinase, mitochondrial isoform X3 — MEKLRKMVNQIAYTPQQNRLSKLSALQLSLIPILSLASTLYSFALPLRCRLYQLGLLQKNRLPVPVISVGNLTWGGNGKTPMVEFLAVWLSAAGISPLILTRGYSGADEAKMLQRHLYGTPVKIGVGANRANTAASFLKRYGYISPWKHSDTDLEGLLSNRKQGSCSCSDQIGIAILDDGMQQHSSFWRDIEIVMVNAMIPWGNHQLIPLGPLREPLTALTRADIVVIHHADLVSEKDVEAIASEIQEVKNSLPIFMSRLAPLYFLKAGNTSCKLALMDISNTLVLCVSAIASADSFVETIKKLGPVFADRLDFSDHHLFQAKDIDMIKMRLRNLQSEFAMKPVVVVTEKLANSTS; from the exons ATGGAGAAATTGAGGAAAATGGTGAACCAAATAGCGTATACACCGCAACAAAACAGGCTCAGTAAACTTTCAGCACTTCAATTATCTCTTATCCCTATTCTCTCACTAGCTTCAACTCTCTATAGCTTTGCACTTCCTCTCCGCTGTCGCCTTTACCAACTTGGTTTGCTTCAGAAAAACAG GTTGCCGGTGCCAGTGATTAGCGTTGGGAATTTAACGTGGGGAGGTAATGGGAAGACCCCAATGGTTGAGTTTCTTGCTGTTTGGTTGTCTGCTGCTGGAATTTCACCTCTTATTCTAACAAGG GGTTATAGTGGTGCAGATGAAGCAAAAATGCTCCAAAGGCATCTATATGGAACACCTGTGAAGATAGGCGTAGGTGCAAACAGGGCCAATACAGCTGCTTCTTTTCTGAAAAGATATGGCTACATCAGCCCTTGGAAGCACAGTGACACTGATTTGGAGGGACTTCTCTCGAATCGCAAACAAGGAAGTTGTTCCTGTTCTGACCAAATCGGGATTGCAATCCTAGACGATGGAATGCAG CAGCATAGCAGTTTTTGGCGTGACATCgagattgtgatggtgaatgcaATGATTCCATGGGGGAACCATCAGTTAATTCCACTTGGACCATTACGGGAACCTTTGACCGCACTCACACGTGCAGATATAGTTGTAATCCATCATGCAGACTTG GTCTCAGAAAAGGATGTTGAGGCCATAGCATCAGAAATTCAAGAAGTAAAAAATTCTCTTCCTATATTCATGAGCCGATTGGCACCTTTGTACTTTCTTAAAGCTGGCAACACGTCTTGCAAATTGGCTTTAATGGACATCAGTAATACACTGGTCTTATGTGTCTCAGCAATTGCATCTGCTGATTCTTTTGTTGAGACGATAAAGAAG CTGGGGCCAGTGTTTGCTGATCGGCTGGACTTCAGTGACCATCATTTATTTCAAGCTAAG GATATTGACATGATCAAAATGAGACTTCGGAATCTTCAATCAGAGTTTGCTATGAAACCTGTCGTTGTTGTAACAGAAAAG CTTGCGAATTCTACCTCATAA
- the LOC107856382 gene encoding probable tetraacyldisaccharide 4'-kinase, mitochondrial isoform X4 yields the protein MVEFLAVWLSAAGISPLILTRGYSGADEAKMLQRHLYGTPVKIGVGANRANTAASFLKRYGYISPWKHSDTDLEGLLSNRKQGSCSCSDQIGIAILDDGMQQHSSFWRDIEIVMVNAMIPWGNHQLIPLGPLREPLTALTRADIVVIHHADLVSEKDVEAIASEIQEVKNSLPIFMSRLAPLYFLKAGNTSCKLALMDISNTLVLCVSAIASADSFVETIKKLGPVFADRLDFSDHHLFQAKDIDMIKMRLRNLQSEFAMKPVVVVTEKDYDRAPEVLKYLDPYEVLVLCSSLRILPHNGNTEESFKKCLWQHLKVSNKA from the exons ATGGTTGAGTTTCTTGCTGTTTGGTTGTCTGCTGCTGGAATTTCACCTCTTATTCTAACAAGG GGTTATAGTGGTGCAGATGAAGCAAAAATGCTCCAAAGGCATCTATATGGAACACCTGTGAAGATAGGCGTAGGTGCAAACAGGGCCAATACAGCTGCTTCTTTTCTGAAAAGATATGGCTACATCAGCCCTTGGAAGCACAGTGACACTGATTTGGAGGGACTTCTCTCGAATCGCAAACAAGGAAGTTGTTCCTGTTCTGACCAAATCGGGATTGCAATCCTAGACGATGGAATGCAG CAGCATAGCAGTTTTTGGCGTGACATCgagattgtgatggtgaatgcaATGATTCCATGGGGGAACCATCAGTTAATTCCACTTGGACCATTACGGGAACCTTTGACCGCACTCACACGTGCAGATATAGTTGTAATCCATCATGCAGACTTG GTCTCAGAAAAGGATGTTGAGGCCATAGCATCAGAAATTCAAGAAGTAAAAAATTCTCTTCCTATATTCATGAGCCGATTGGCACCTTTGTACTTTCTTAAAGCTGGCAACACGTCTTGCAAATTGGCTTTAATGGACATCAGTAATACACTGGTCTTATGTGTCTCAGCAATTGCATCTGCTGATTCTTTTGTTGAGACGATAAAGAAG CTGGGGCCAGTGTTTGCTGATCGGCTGGACTTCAGTGACCATCATTTATTTCAAGCTAAG GATATTGACATGATCAAAATGAGACTTCGGAATCTTCAATCAGAGTTTGCTATGAAACCTGTCGTTGTTGTAACAGAAAAG GACTATGATAGAGCTCCAGAGGTTCTTAAGTATTTGGATCCATATGAAGTGTTGGTTCTTTGCTCCAGCTTGCGAATTCTACCTCATAATGGAAATACAGAAGAGAGCTTTAAGAAGTGTCTATGGCAGCATTTGAAAGTTAGCAACAAGGCGTAA
- the LOC107856390 gene encoding GDSL esterase/lipase At5g55050 has protein sequence MAISSFLSFFFLLICLKLSHTQSVPAAYMFGDSLIDVGNNNYFTTIIKANFPYNGHDYPGGKPTGRFSNGKNTADFLAEKLGIPTPPPYLASKNSQFPQGVSFASGGAGIFNGTNDDLLSKAIHLSQQVQFFSIVQQNLVKQLELDGAMKQLSKSIFVVVIGSNDMINYFKSDSKLPKTKTPQQFVDEMVSTLQGQLKHLHGLGARKFVITAIGSVGCIPLLRYQSANKSNECFQQANFWANKYNQQLQSMLQDLKADQLKDINYSLMDTYNLLFDVIQNPATYGFSEVKAACCGLGRLRATVPCTPVALFCINRSSHVFWDRYHPTEAANRIIINTTFDGTNKYVLPLNVKQLIAL, from the exons atggctatttcttcttttttgagtttctttttcttgctcaTATGTCTTAAATTATCTCATACACAATCAGTACCAGCAGCTTACATGTTTGGGGATTCTTTAATTGATGTTGGCAATAACAATTATTTTACTACCATTATTAAGGCTAATTTTCCTTATAATGGTCATGATTATCCTGGTGGAAAACCTACTGGAAGATTTTCCAATGGAAAAAACACTGCTGATTTTCTAG CTGAGAAATTAGGAATACCAACACCTCCCCCATACTTGGCTAGCAAGAATAGTCAGTTTCCACAAGGTGTAAGCTTTGCTTCTGGTGGAGCTGGAATCTTCAATGGCACCAATGATGACTTACTT AGTAAAgcaattcatttgtctcaacaaGTGCAGTTTTTCTCCATTGTGCAACAAAATTTGGTGAAGCAATTAGAACTTGATGGTGCAATGAAGCAATTATCAAAGTCTATATTTGTTGTTGTCATTGGAAGTAAtgatatgattaattattttaaatctgaTTCAAAACTCCCAAAGACAAAAACACCTCAGCAATTTGTTGATGAGATGGTCTCTACTCTACAAGGCCAATTAAAG CACTTGCATGGTCTAGGTGCACGTAAATTTGTGATAACAGCAATAGGATCAGTTGGATGCATTCCATTATTAAGATACCAAAGTGCAAATAAGTCAAATGAATGTTTCCAACAAGCTAATTTCTGGGCAAACAAATATAACCAACAACTTCAATCTATGCTACAAGATTTGAAGGctgatcagttgaaggatataaaTTACTCATTAATGGATACGTACAATTTGTTGTTCGATGTCATCCAGAATCCAGCTACTTACG gTTTTAGTGAAGTGAAAGCTGCCTGTTGTGGACTTGGAAGACTAAGAGCTACAGTTCCTTGCACACCAGTTGCATTATTCTGCATCAATAGAAGTAGCCATGTTTTTTGGGATAGATATCATCCTACTGAAGCTGCTAATCGTATAATTATCAACACTACTTTTGATGGAACCAACAAATATGTTTTACCACTAAATGTGAAGCAACTTATTGCCTTGTAG
- the LOC107856305 gene encoding GDSL esterase/lipase At5g55050, with protein sequence MASNKTKLLNSFGLIAIYFILQLNMSRAQKVKAIYVFGDSLVDVGNNNYLETFFRANFPFNGIDFPSGKPTGRFSNGKNAADFIAENFGLPTPPPYLSNKNDLFLNGVSFASGGAGILNSTNNLPSNGTIYLSKQVEYFSEVQQRLITKIGESEAKNHLSNSLFAVVIGSNDLFNYFSSKSKIPIRKSPQEYIDLMLSTFSNQLTQIHGLGARKFLIAGIGPIGCTPSQRLLNSSENCNEEANYWTMNYNKGVQSMLIKLKSQLKEDFNYTYFNIYDFLVNTIQNPTKYGIHEVKAACCGAGRLKAASPCTPIATYCPNRSDHIFWDEVHPTEAATKLLVNTLSITQNNM encoded by the exons ATGGCTTCTAACAAGACTAAATTGCTAAATTCATTTGGTTTAAttgcaatttattttattttgcaatTGAATATGTCAAGAGCACAAAAGGTCAAAGCAATATATGTGTTTGGTGACTCTTTAGTAGATGTTgggaataataattatttagaaaCATTCTTTAGGGCTAATTTTCCTTTCAATGGAATTGATTTCCCTAGTGGCAAACCAACTGGAAGATTCAGTAATGGGAAAAATGCTGCTGATTTTATTG CTGAAAATTTTGGTTTACCAACACCTCCGCCATATCTTTCCAACAAGAATGACCTCTTTCTAAATGGCGTAAGCTTTGCCTCGGGAGGAGCTGGAATTTTAAATAGCACCAATAATCTCCCTTCT AATGGAACAATTTATCTCTCAAAACAAGTTGAGTATTTCTCTGAAGTGCAACAAAGGTTGATTACAAAAATAGGAGAAAGTGAAGCAAAAAATCACTTGTCAAATTCTCTATTTGCTGTAGTTATTGGAAGCAATGatttattcaactattttagCTCAAAATCCAAAATCCCTATCAGAAAATCACCACAAGAATACATTGATTTAATGCTATCTACCTTCTCGAATCAGCTAACG CAAATACATGGTTTGGGTGCACGTAAATTTTTGATTGCTGGAATAGGACCAATAGGGTGCACTCCATCTCAAAGACTTCTGAATTCTTCTGAGAATTGCAATGAAGAGGCTAACTATTGGACAATGAATTATAATAAAGGTGTACAATCAATGTTGATAAAATTGAAGTCACAACTCAAGGAAGATTTCAACTATACCTACTTTAACATctatgatttcttggttaatacCATCCAAAATCCAACAAAATATG GTATTCATGAGGTTAAAGCTGCCTGTTGTGGAGCTGGAAGATTAAAAGCTGCAAGTCCTTGCACTCCAATTGCAACATATTGTCCCAATAGGAGTGATCACATTTTTTGGGATGAAGTTCATCCTACAGAAGCAGCAACAAAACTTCTTGTTAATACTCTTTcaataacacaaaacaatatGTAA